In Populus alba chromosome 1, ASM523922v2, whole genome shotgun sequence, a single window of DNA contains:
- the LOC118045346 gene encoding elongation factor 1-beta 1 encodes MAVTFSDIHTESGLKSLDEYLAGKSYISGDQISKDDIKVYGAVLENPGDAFTNASKWYDSVSSQLASSFPGKATGVRVGAGAGAGAAAPVEAAPAKEAAGDDDDDDLDLFGDETEEDKKAAEEREKAKKGSSKKKESGKSSVLLDVKPWDDETDMAALEKAVRSIEMPGLFWGASKLAPVGYGIKKLQIMLTIIDDLVSVDSLIEERLTVEPCSEYIQSCDIVAFNKI; translated from the exons ATGGCAGTCACTTTCTCAGATATCCACACAGAATCCGGCCTCAAATCCCTGGACGAGTATCTCGCCGGAAAATCTTATATCTCCGGAGATCAGATTTCCAAAGATGACATCAAAGTTTACGGTGCTGTTTTGGAGAATCCTGGTGACGCTTTCACTAATGCTAGCAAGTGGTATGACTCTGTTTCTTCACAGCTTGCTTCAAG CTTCCCAGGAAAAGCCACCGGTGTAAGAGTTGGTGCCGGTGCCGGTGCCGGTGCCGCTGCTCCCGTTGAAGCTGCCCCTGCCAAGGag GCTGCTGGTGATGACGACGACGATGACTTGGATCTTTTTGGTGATGAGACTGAAGAGGACAAGAAGGCAGCAGAGGAGAGGGAGAAAGCTAAAAAGGGATCCTCCAAGAAGAAAGAGA GTGGAAAATCTTCTGTTCTCTTGGATGTGAAGCCATGGGATGATGAGACAGACATGGCGGCGTTGGAGAAGGCGGTTAGGAGTATTGAAATGCCCGGTCTCTTTTGGGGAGCAT CAAAATTGGCTCCAGTTGGCTATGGAATCAAGAAGCTCCAGATCATGCTTACCATCATCGATGACCTTGTATCAGTGGATTCCCTCATTGAGGAGCGTCTCACAGTCGAGCCTTGCAGCGAATATATTCAGAGCTGTGATATTGTTGCCTTCAACAAAATCTAA
- the LOC118045348 gene encoding uncharacterized protein: protein MDDHEREFFQGDHYPSKVTAAKPVASQPLDPLASKSKFCFKIKIANSSKPSGDDGEGSAADLHGPGYRVCEYCGKEFSSGKAWGGHKRHHLKNDKDLKKAKKLELTKIQLEKTKKHELKLSKSNASRCNTIKAGDVSVASGGKPTCCLCGKVFPSMNSLFGHMRFHPDRGWKGTQPPSFSDKHSSSSSLSESAAGLEVDQIGLAMEKGLDDGVDLLASLSSWNKRDKRGRTLDPVEAVCDLDPVVAACNLIELSRDGGGQLEKQKIEEVRQSKKLKINDESATYKSFQPKNSGKPVVDQKAVAFDSEGGVSCWFNEEKGKTKRETDEQDDESHSMITKKKKKKKMMMNWMCKLNDSETSKGTGSYKIGCRSYNIAFPTFHAPGGHVPPGLAKVDRAELLDLNSNMDVKGHVLSSTEVKQSEEIEEEGSIPMGISSFQCDICHKTFPTGQALGGHKRCHWKGPVKASPSHDVALLGEASQNTCNTESSGEANQAGEAITRASACRLSFDLNMPYIMEDGE from the exons ATGGATGACCATGAACGAGAGTTTTTCCAAGGGGATCATTATCCTTCCAAGGTTACTGCAGCTAAACCTGTTGCGTCACAACCATTAGATCCCTTAGCTTCGAAATCGAAATTttgtttcaagataaaaatagctAACAGCAGTAAACCTAGCGGGGATGATGGTGAAGGTTCAGCTGCTGACCTACATGGACCTGGTTATCGGGTGTGTGAATATTGCGGTAAAGAATTTTCATCAGGGAAAGCGTGGGGAGGGCATAAGAGACACCATCTCAAGAACGATAAAGATCTCAAGAAAGCTAAAAAATTAGAGCTTACCAAGATCCAGCTTGAAAAGACGAAGAAGCATGAATTGAAATTGTCAAAGAGTAACGCCAGTAGATGTAATACCATCAAAGCTGGTGATGTGAGTGTGGCTAGTGGAGGAAAACCAACCTGTTGTTTGTGTGGTAAAGTTTTTCCTTCGATGAATTCTCTGTTTGGCCATATGAGATTCCATCCTGATAGAGGCTGGAAGGGGACTCAGCCGCCTTCATTTTCTGACAAACACAGTAGCTCCTCTAGTCTTTCTGAATCTGCAGCTGGATTAGAGGTTGATCAGATTGGTTTAGCTATGGAAAAAGGTTTAGATGATGGTGTTGATCTACTCGCATCCCTCTCAAGTTGGAACAAGAGAGATAAACGAGGGCGGACCTTAGATCCAGTTGAGGCTGTGTGTGATCTGGACCCAGTTGTGGCTGCCTGTAATCTGATAGAACTATCTCGCGATGGTGGCGGCCAATTAGAGAAGCAGAAGATTGAGGAAGTTCGACAAAGCAAGAAGCTAAAGATTAATGACGAATCAGCAACTTATAAatcttttcaaccaaaaaacagCGGCAAACCAGTGGTTGATCAAAAGGCGGTAGCTTTCGACAGTGAAGGGGGAGTTTCGTGTTGGTTTAATGAAGAGAAAGGCAAGACGAAGAGGGAGACAGATGAACAGGATGATGAATCTCACAGTATGATCaccaagaagaaaaagaagaagaagatgatgatgaactgGATGTGCAAGTTGAATGATTCTGAAACTTCAAAAGGCACTGGATCATATAAGATTGGATGCCGCAGTTACAATATAGCGTTTCCAACATTTCATGCTCCAGGAGGTCATGTACCACCAGGCCTTGCCAAAGTAGATAGAGCTGAACTGTTGGATCTTAACTCCAACATGGATGTGAAAGGCCATGTTCTTTCTTCCACGGAAGTTAAACAGTcagaagaaattgaagaggaGGGCTCAATCCCAATGGGGATTTCCTCCTTCCAATGTGATATATGCCATAAGACATTCCCCACCGGGCAGGCACTGGGAGGTCATAAGAGATGCCACTGGAAAGGGCCAGTTAAAGCTAGTCCATCACATGATGTAGCTTTACTAGGAGAAGCAAGTCAAAATACTTGTAATACAGAATCATCTGGCGAAGCCAATCAAGCTGGAGAAGCCA TTACTCGGGCCAGTGCTTGTAGATTAAGCTTTGACCTGAACATGCCCTACATCATGGAGGATGGGGAATag
- the LOC118045349 gene encoding transcription factor GAMYB: MCGRVLWHIHEMSSMMKGTEDNKRSKGHQDSPAADEVNGGGMVGGITPLKKGPWTSAEDAILIDYVKKHGEGNWNSVQKHSGLFRCGKSCRLRWANHLRPDLKKGSFTPEEENRIIELHANMGNKWARMAAELPGRTDNEIKNYWNTRTKRLQRAGLPLYPPEVCLRAYKMNKDGQNLGKLQTGDAHDPDMMLTDHFKIPEVEFKTLALNQGVLPYSMGLFDASASSMLKQGVGSSYGQGLVFPTIHPAKRFRESQTIFTGLDGSVSGGIPEFDQLTDYHRGKITGDFGFSSPYGFDLSNYDQSSCGVLPGSHAILNGNSSSSSSSEPIYRATKLELPSLQYSETQQDSWGTAASPLPSLESVDTFIQSPPTKEAKSDGQSPRSSGLLEAVLYESRTLKHYQKCPGHQTSDAFVPIGCGVHSSPLNACAAEWELHADLNSPSGHSASSLFSECTPISGSSSDEQAYNVKPEPIEQVFLPYVEAREVLNQTDCNRPDALLGSTWFSNKYHNDQFFQTDDVAALLGGDQP; the protein is encoded by the exons ATGTGTGGTAGAGTTTTATG GCATATTCATGAGATGAGTAGCATGATGAAGGGGACCGAGGATAATAAGAGGTCCAAGGGTCATCAAGATTCACCTGCAGCTGATGAAGTTAATGGTGGGGGGATGGTGGGTGGGATTACTCCTTTGAAGAAAGGCCCATGGACCTCTGCAGAAGATGCTATTTTGATAGACTATGTCAAGAAGCATGGAGAAGGGAATTGGAATTCTGTCCAGAAGCACTCAGGGCTCTTCCGATGTGGGAAAAGCTGCCGTCTGCGATGGGCAAATCATCTACGACCAGATCTGAAGAAGGGTTCATTCACTCCAGAGGAAGAGAACCGCATCATTGAACTCCATGCTAATATGGGAAACAAATGGGCTCGAATGGCTGCAGAG TTGCCTGGAAGGACAGATAACGAGATAAAGAACTACTGGAATACAAGAACAAAGAGACTGCAACGTGCTGGCTTACCACTTTACCCCCCTGAAGTTTGTCTGCGAGCGTATAAGATGAATAAAGATGGTCAAAATTTGGGCAAATTGCAAACAGGGGACGCACATGATCCTGATATGATGCTGACTGACCATTTTAAGATTCCGGAAGTGGAATTCAAAACTCTGGCACTCAATCAAGGTGTCCTGCCTTATTCAATGGGTCTTTTTGATGCTTCTGCAAGCAGCATGCTGAAACAAGGTGTAGGTTCATCCTATGGTCAGGGCCTTGTGTTCCCAACAATTCATCCTGCCAAACGCTTTAGAGAGTCACAGACCATATTCACTGGTCTCGATGGTAGTGTCAGTGGTGGAATACCAGAGTTCGATCAATTGACAGATTATCATCGCGGAAAGATTACAGGGGACTTTGGGTTTTCTTCCCCATATGGTTTTGATTTGAGCAACTATGACCAGTCATCATGCGGTGTTCTTCCTGGCAGTCATGCCATATTAAATGgcaattcttcttcttcgtcttcttctgaGCCCATATATAGGGCAACGAAGTTAGAGCTCCCTTCACTCCAATATTCAGAAACTCAACAAGATAGCTGGGGAACAGCTGCTTCCCCACTGCCTTCACTTGAGTCTGTTGATACTTTTATTCAGTCCCCTCCAACCAAGGAGGCAAAGTCAGATGGTCAGTCGCCAAGAAGTAGTGGTCTCTTGGAGGCAGTACTCTATGAATCACGAACTCTGAAACACTACCAAAAATGTCCAGGCCACCAAACTTCAGATGCTTTTGTCCCAATTGGTTGTGGAGTGCATAGTTCACCTTTGAATGCCTGCGCAGCAGAGTGGGAACTACATGCTGATCTTAACTCTCCCTCAGGTCATTCTGCTTCCTCATTGTTTAGCGAGTGCACCCCGATCAGTGGAAGCTCCTCGGATGAACAAG CATATAATGTCAAGCCCGAACCAATCGAGCAGGTTTTTTTGCCATATGTTGAAGCGAGAGAAGTTCTCAATCAGACAGACTGTAACAGGCCAGATGCTTTGCTCGGCTCGACCTGGTTCAGCAATAAATACCATAATGACCAATTTTTTCAGACTGATGATGTAGCGGCCCTTCTTGGTGGAGATCAACCGTGA
- the LOC118045350 gene encoding urease accessory protein F, giving the protein MEGKKGIDGAKEKPASTSFSLHWSQWQLIDSILPTGGFAHSFGIEAAIQARVILNPEDFQTYVIHVLENTGSLLLPYVYSAAMCPDLDNWRKLDRMLDATLTNEVSRKASVSQGSALMRVAAAVFTEIPSLKIMREMSLGSGIVAFHHAPVFGIVCGLLGMDSETSQRAYMFITMRDAFSAATRLNLVGPLGAAVLQHQVSIAAETMLKRWMNREVEDACQTAPLLDTLQGCHGYLFSRLFCS; this is encoded by the coding sequence atGGAAGGCAAGAAGGGAATAGATGGAGCAAAAGAGAAACCTGCTTCTACGAGTTTTTCTTTGCATTGGAGCCAGTGGCAACTGATCGATTCGATTCTTCCTACTGGTGGGTTTGCTCATTCGTTTGGTATTGAGGCAGCTATTCAAGCACGTGTGATTTTGAATCCAGAAGACTTCCAAACTTATGTAATTCATGTTTTGGAGAACACGGGAAGTTTGCTTCTTCCTTATGTGTACTCCGCAGCAATGTGTCCGGATTTGGATAATTGGCGGAAACTTGATAGAATGCTTGATGCTACTTTAACTAATGAAGTAAGTCGAAAGGCGTCTGTTTCACAAGGATCAGCGCTCATGAGAGTGGCTGCGGCCGTGTTTACAGAAATCCCATCTCTTAAAATTATGAGAGAGATGTCTCTTGGTTCTGGGATTGTTGCTTTTCACCATGCTCCTGTCTTTGGGATTGTTTGTGGGCTTCTAGGCATGGATAGTGAAACTTCTCAGAGAGCTTACATGTTTATCACAATGAGAGATGCCTTTTCAGCTGCAACAAGGCTGAATTTGGTGGGACCTCTTGGTGCTGCTGTATTGCAGCATCAGGTGTCTATTGCTGCAGAAACTATGCTAAAAAGGTGGATGAACCGTGAGGTTGAGGATGCATGTCAGACAGCTCCTTTGCTTGATACTTTACAGGGATGCCATGgctatttattttcaagattattCTGCTCTTGA